Below is a window of Lacibacter sp. H407 DNA.
GTATTCGCTGTAACGAACAGGATGGGCACGTTGAAAGGTCCAGTCTTCAATTTCAATTGAATTACGTTTGCTGTCTTCAAATCTGTATTCAATAATACTTCCCACTTTTACATTGGGCAATGTAAATACCATCATCTCTGATTCACTGCCCAGCTTTTGTTCCATCACCGCTTTCTTTTCCAGCTTGGTGGTTTCCACTTCACCATTTGCGTTGAGGTTATAGGTATAGCCTTCAATATTGCGGATACGTTGTGCAGTTCCAACACTGTAATAGGGAATGCGTACGTTGGCAAGGTCCACCGCTTTTTCATTCAATATTTTAATGCGGATGCGATTGGTAGTTTCGTTTACAAAATCAGATGATGTGAAATAATATCTCACCTCCGCAACATCAAGCAGGTATTCTGCAATCGCTTCTTTATCATAGCTGCATTCTTTCGATTCAAATTCAGCTTTATCAATTTTTCCGAACGAAGGAATTTTTTGTGCGTTGGATTGTAAACAAAAGAAGATTGCTGACAGCAATGTGAAAAGGGTTCTCATGTTGATTGTGGTTTCAATTATACTACAAGTATAAAAAAACAATACCAACAAGCCTTCATATGTTTAAAAAAAGATCCCTCTTATTCTTGTAAAATAAGAGGGATCACCTACTGAAAAACTCAACGATTAATTTTGTTCTAATCCACTGAAGAAAAAGTTTCCTTCAATTTTTGCATTCTCATCACTGTCGCTTCCATGTACTGCATTTTCACCAACAGATGTTGCAAACAATTTACGGATGGTTCCTTCATCTGCTTTTGCTGGATCAGTTGCACCAATAAGTGTGCGGAAATCAGACACAGCATTGTCTTTTTCAAGAATAGCTGCGATAATAACACCGCTGCTCATAAACTCAACCAGCTCTCCGTAAAACGGACGCTCTTTATGTATTGCGTAAAATTCGCCGGCTCTTTCAGCCGAAAGTTTTGTTTGTTTCAATGCTACTACACGGAAACCTGCTTTAATAATTTTGTCTAAAATAGCACCGGCATGACCATTCTTCATTGCGTCGGGCTTGATCATTGTAAACGTACGATTGCTCATGATTTTCTTTGTTTTTGCGGCGCAAAGATAAGGGAGAAGGAGTAAGGCACAAGGATAAAGGCACAAGACACCCGTAACCCATAACTCTTACCTCATAACTTATCCATTTCCCCTACATTTGCAACCGTCTTTATGCAAGAAATCAACGAATTATATCCATTATTGAGCACGCCCGCCAAGGTTGTGATCACCACCCACCAAAAGCCCGATCCTGATGCAATGGGCTCGTCGCTGGGTCTTTACCATTTATTAACGCAACTCGGTCATACAGTTCAGGTGATATCACCTACCAACTGGGCGGCCTTTCTCGACTGGATGCCCGGCTGTGAAACAGTGTTGAATTACGAGATCACCATTGATAAGAGTAATACAATTATAAATGATGCAGATTTGATCTTTTGTCTCGACTTCAATGCCCTGAACCGTGTTAAACGCATGGCGCAGGTAATTGAGCAGGCAAAGGGGCAACGTATTTTGATCGATCACCACCGTGAACCGCAAACAGAAGTGTTTGCTTATGGCGTTAGTGATACAACGAAAAGCTCCACCTGTGAGATGGTGTACGATTTTATTGTAAAAAGCGGACATGCTGATAAGTTGAACATGGACATGATGCGCTGCCTGTATGCCGGTGTAATTGGCGATACCGGTAGTTTCCGTTTTGCCGCTGCATCTGCAAGTGTGTTTGAAATGGTGGCCGATTTTAAGCGTCGTGGCCTGGAGCATACCCAAATTCACGAAAATATTTACGATAACTTCCTCGAAAACCGGTTCCGCTTTATCGGGCATGTGCTTACCAACCGGATGGAGATCGACTACCAGTTGAATACAGCACTTATTTGGGTAACCAAGCAGGATTTGCTTCGCTACCAGATCAAAACCGGCGATACAGAAGGTTTGGTGAACTATCCGTTGGGAATACAAGGCATTAAATTGGCCTGTATTGTGATAGACAGGGACGAAAAAAGAAAATGGAGCTTCCGCAGCAAAGGTGACTTTGATTGCAATACATTTGCCCGGCAATATTTTAACGGGGGTGGGCATTTCAACGCAGCAGGCGGGGAAACAGATGATAGCCTGGATACAACCTTACGCAAATTCAAAGATGTTATTCAAGAATATAAATCGCAGTTAGAAACGTTTTAAAAACAAACAATGAAGACAATTCAATCAATTTTTGTAGCCATGCTGGCGGTAGTGGTGCTGGCAAGTTGCGGTGGCGGCTCTTTCAAAAAAGCAAAGAGCGGTTTGCTGTACAAGATCATTTCTGATGGAAAAGGTGCACCGTTGAAAGCGGGTACATTCATCAAATTCAACGCTATTGTAAAACAAAAAGATTCTGTTACCTATAATTCATATGGTAAGATCCCTGCGTTTACAGCTGTTGACAGTGCAGGTCGTCCGTATGATCTTTCTGAAATTATTCCAATGATGAAAGCAGGCGATAGTGCTGTAATTGTGCAAAGTGCCGATTCAATTGCAAAATTGAATATGGGTCAAATGCCTCCGGGTATGAAGAAAGGTGATAAGATCACCATCACCATCCGCATTACAAAGGTGATGAAAGACATTACTGAAGCGCAGAATGAATTTAACGCTGAGATGGAAGCGCAGAAAACAAGAGAGTTTAAGGATGTAGAAGCTTACCTGAAATCGAAGAATGTAACTGCTACTAAAACTGCCTTGGGTACTTATGTTGAAGTGTTGAATGCAGGTACTGGCGCAAAACCAGACAGCGGTCAGCAGGTAATGGTAAAGTATACCGGAATGAATTTCGACGGAACTAAGTTTGATTCAAACGTAGATACAAGTTTTGGTCACGTTGATCCATTGCCATTGGTAATTGGTCAGCAGGGAAGTATTCCTGGTTTTGAAGATGCAGTAAAACAAGTAGCTGTTGGTGGTAAAGTGAAAGCTTATATCCCTTCTATGCTTGCTTACGGAATGCAGGGCTCACCTCCCAAGATCAAGCCTTACGATAACCTGATCTTCGAAATTGAAGTGTTGAGCATTGGTGCTCCAACGCCGCCTGCTCCACAGCAGATGCCTCAACAAAACCCGAACGGACAACAATAAGATTCGATCTTAAATGAATAGAGAAAGGAGACAGTTTACTGTCTCCTTTCTTATTTTCTGAAATAGTTGATCGGTTTTTTTTCGGCTATGCGTTACTGTAAGCTTCGTATAGTTTGATAGCTTCTACTGCTTCCCTTACATCGTGCACCCGTAGAATAGATGCACCTTTTGTCAGCGCAAGTGTATTTAGTACTGTTGTTCCGTTCAATGCTTCTTCCGGTGTAACATGCAATGTTTTCCAGATGGTTGATTTGCGGCTTAGCCCTGCCAATACCGGTAGCTGAAACAGATGAAACACTTCCATCTGCTTCAGTAATTGAAAATTATGATTGATAGTTTTGCCGAAACCAAAACCCGGATCGATGATGATATCTGTTATACCCGCCGCTTTGCATGCCGCTGTTTTTTGAATGAAATAATCCACCACTTCTTTTGCAATATTATCGTAGGTGGGTTTGTCCTGCATGGTATCAGGTGTGCCTTGCATATGCATGGCAATAAACGGAATATTTAAAGAAGCAACTGTTGAAAGCATGTTTGTATCCATATCACCGGCACTGATGTCGTTTACCAGATCAACTCCTGCAGCAACGGTTTCTTTTGCTACAGTTGCATGATAGGTGTCGATCGATAAAAAAACAGATGGATAATTTTCTTTGATGCTTTTGATGGCGGGCAGTACTCTGTTCAACTCCTCAGCTGCTGTTAAACGATCGCTGCCCGGCCTTGTGCTTTGTCCGCCAATATCCAGGATTGTGGCACCTTCGTCAATCATTTGTCCTGCTTTCTGTAACACATCGGTTTGTTCCACACGGCTTCCGCTGTAAAATGAATCGGGTGTAATG
It encodes the following:
- a CDS encoding nucleoside-diphosphate kinase, which produces MSNRTFTMIKPDAMKNGHAGAILDKIIKAGFRVVALKQTKLSAERAGEFYAIHKERPFYGELVEFMSSGVIIAAILEKDNAVSDFRTLIGATDPAKADEGTIRKLFATSVGENAVHGSDSDENAKIEGNFFFSGLEQN
- a CDS encoding DHH family phosphoesterase codes for the protein MQEINELYPLLSTPAKVVITTHQKPDPDAMGSSLGLYHLLTQLGHTVQVISPTNWAAFLDWMPGCETVLNYEITIDKSNTIINDADLIFCLDFNALNRVKRMAQVIEQAKGQRILIDHHREPQTEVFAYGVSDTTKSSTCEMVYDFIVKSGHADKLNMDMMRCLYAGVIGDTGSFRFAAASASVFEMVADFKRRGLEHTQIHENIYDNFLENRFRFIGHVLTNRMEIDYQLNTALIWVTKQDLLRYQIKTGDTEGLVNYPLGIQGIKLACIVIDRDEKRKWSFRSKGDFDCNTFARQYFNGGGHFNAAGGETDDSLDTTLRKFKDVIQEYKSQLETF
- a CDS encoding FKBP-type peptidyl-prolyl cis-trans isomerase is translated as MKTIQSIFVAMLAVVVLASCGGGSFKKAKSGLLYKIISDGKGAPLKAGTFIKFNAIVKQKDSVTYNSYGKIPAFTAVDSAGRPYDLSEIIPMMKAGDSAVIVQSADSIAKLNMGQMPPGMKKGDKITITIRITKVMKDITEAQNEFNAEMEAQKTREFKDVEAYLKSKNVTATKTALGTYVEVLNAGTGAKPDSGQQVMVKYTGMNFDGTKFDSNVDTSFGHVDPLPLVIGQQGSIPGFEDAVKQVAVGGKVKAYIPSMLAYGMQGSPPKIKPYDNLIFEIEVLSIGAPTPPAPQQMPQQNPNGQQ
- the folP gene encoding dihydropteroate synthase, which encodes MYTLNCKGRLLVLDKPVVMGILNITPDSFYSGSRVEQTDVLQKAGQMIDEGATILDIGGQSTRPGSDRLTAAEELNRVLPAIKSIKENYPSVFLSIDTYHATVAKETVAAGVDLVNDISAGDMDTNMLSTVASLNIPFIAMHMQGTPDTMQDKPTYDNIAKEVVDYFIQKTAACKAAGITDIIIDPGFGFGKTINHNFQLLKQMEVFHLFQLPVLAGLSRKSTIWKTLHVTPEEALNGTTVLNTLALTKGASILRVHDVREAVEAIKLYEAYSNA